A region of the Arenibacter antarcticus genome:
ACTGAGGTTGTTAAAATGGGAGCCTATGGGGCGTCTTATGAAGTTGCCTCCGATTTTAATATGTACTCTATGGCGATCTCCAGAAATGTTCCCGTAAATTTGGGGCCTGTTTCGAATTTACAGTTTTACAATGATTTTGGTTTTATGCAGAAAAAAGCCTCTGGATTTACCGATTCTTATATGAATGTAACTGGAGTATTAGTCTCTGCGGGAAGCTTATATATGTATATTGATTATGCCGCGGGCTACAATCATTCTTGGTTAGGTGGAAATTTTGTGGACGATTTCTCCAAAGGGGATCCAGATGCCAAATGGGAAGCACGGTTTAATATTAATATTGGTTACTATTTTTAGGGTTTATATATAAAACCAAGGGTTTTAAACCCTTGGTGCAATTAATTACATTAACAAACAACATGCTTTATGGCTAAGAAGATTATAAGAAGTGATGAGAAAAAATCCATTTTTGGATTGCAAGTGAATGGTCCAGTATTTTTTACATCGGCTATTATCATCATCATTATCATAACATTAACCCTGATGTTTAAAGTCGGGGCAGAAGAATATTTTACCGCTATCCAAGATTTTGTTGCAAAGCAGGCCGGTTGGTTTTTTATATTGAGCATAAATGTCTTTCTAATATTTATGATTTATCTGGCCTTCAGTAAATTTGGGCAGTTAAGAATTGGAGGGCAAAGTGCGAAACCCGAATTTAAAACCCTTTCATGGTTCGCGATGCTTTTTAGTGCGGGAATGGGAATTGGATTGTTGTTTTGGAGTATTTCAGAACCAATTTATCATTTTTTGAGTCCACCAATGGCAGAAGGGGGAACTGCTGAAGCAGCCAAGGAAGCCATGAAATTCACCTTTTTGCACTGGGGTTTTCACGCCTGGGCAGTGTATGCATTGGTAGGATTATCCCTAGCGTATTTTACTTATTCCCGCGGACTCCCGCTTACCATTAGGTCGGTTTTTTATCCTTTTTTAGGGGATAAAATTTACGGAAGAATTGGAGATGCCATAGATATCTTCGCTGTTCTCGCCACTGTATTTGGTCTTGCCACTTCTTTAGGGATGGGGGTGCAACAAATTGCTGCAGGATTAAATCACCTTTTTGATGTAGATAGTGGAGTGCAGACTCAAATTATATTAATTGTCGGAATCACGTTAGTGGCTACCGTCTCAGTTGTTTTGGGCGTAGATAAAGGAGTGAGAATTTTGAGTGAATGGAATATGAGAATAGCGGTGCTATTCCTTCTGGTAGTAGTGATATTAGGACCAACAATCTTTATTTTTAAATCCTTCTTGCAAAATACAGGGAATTATTTATCCAATTTTCTTGAAATTGCAACCTGGACAGAAAGTTTCACTGGCTCCAATTGGCAAAATGCATGGACCCTTTTTTACTGGGGATGGTGGATTGCCTGGTCTCCTTTTGTAGGGATGTTTATTGCCCGTATTTCCAAAGGGCGTACCGTGCGTGAGTTTATTCTGGGAGTTTTAATAGTGCCTTCGATCGTTACTTTTTTTTGGATCTCAGCATTCGGAAGTACAGCGATACATGAGGCACTTCTTGGAGATGATACGATTGTAAATGCTGTGAATGATAATGTTGCCACCGCCCTATTTGTATTTTTGGAAGATTATCCATTTTCATTTATTCTTAACATTATTGCCGTAATTTTAATTGCAGGATTCTTTATCACTTCTTCAGATTCTGGATCTTTGGTGGTAGATAACTTAACGTCCGGAGGCAAATTAGATGCTCCTGTAGGGCAAAGAATCTTTTGGGCCCTTGCGGAAGGTAGTGTTGCAGCAGTTCTTCTAATCGGGGGGGGATTACAGGCGCTTCAAACAGCTACCATAGTTACGGGATTGCCCTTTGCGGTGATTTTAATAATTATGTGTTTTTCACTATACAAAGGTTTAAATGAAGACCTTCGGAAACTAAAAAAGCGGGAATCTCAAAAAGAACTCGAAAATTACGAGGAAATAGTTTCTACAATCGTTAAAAAACGAAATACTAATCAGCAAACTAACATTAAATAATTCTACTAATGACTGAAATAAAAAACATCTTGGTCGCCTTAGACCTTTCAGATATAGATAGCACCCTAATTGAGTATGCATCATTTCTTGCTGACACTCTCAAGGTTGATAAGGTGTACTTTGTGCATAATATTAAAAAATATGAGATCTCAGAATTATTTGAGGAACAGTTAAAGGATATTAACCTTGACGAAGTAATTGGGGATGAGTTAAATGAAAAGGTAGAGGAAAAATTCACCTCTTCAACAGCATGGGAAGTTCTTATTTCAGAAGATCCTTATTCCGAGTCCCTTATCAATTATATTGTCAATAAATATGAGGTTCAACTCGCTTTAATTGGGAATAAGAACAGATCAAAAGGTACCGGAGTCGTTAGTGGGAAATTATTGCGTCTGCTTAAATGTCATATTTTGTCTATTCCAAATAATTCGAAACCCGATATTGCCAATATCTGGGTGGGAACAGATTTTTCAAGCGCTTCCAAAAAGGTTTTTGATTTGGCTGAAAACTTACAGAGCGCCACAGCGGCTAAAGTAAATGCGGTGCATGTATACAACGTGCCGCTTCAGTTCTCTCCATATATTCCAAAAGAACATCTCGATAAGAGGATAGAAAATCATTTAAAGGTGAAATATGAGAAATTAATAAAAAAGATTGGATACAAGGGAGAACTAACTTCAGAAATTATTCCAGGAAGGGAGAACGGGGTTGCAGAAAAACTGCGAACCAAAGCTAATACTTCCAAGGTAGATCTTATCATTGTTGGTGACAAAGGCAGAAACACCTTCTCTTCCTTGCTCGTAGGAAGCGTTACCGAGGAGCTTTTTAATCAGGATCTTGAAGTACCCTTATGGATCGTTAAGTAAATATCTGAAAAATATGGTATTTAGGATCTTTGAGGATTTTACTGATAATTCCACGCCTTCCACACTTTCATCTCCTAGACAGAATCCAAGATAAAATCGATTTATACAGGGGGTAGGTGATTGCAGGTTCAACAGGTATGACAGCCATTCCTTTTTTATATTGAATCGTTTTTATTGAAAAGGTCGATATTCAGGACCCTACTAATAAAAATGATCGATACGTAATAAGTGAATCAAAAGGAATAAAATTTCATCGATGTATCGATCTCTATAATTTTTTTAAGAAGGACCTATATTGTTTTGATGCTATAGTAATTATTGTTTTCTTTATTAAAGCAATTAATTTAGGTGCGACTTTTTTTTTAATGAATATATCCGTCAAGTACAACATAACTAATTTGCCTTGATTGATGGAAATTAATAATTTGGCTAGATATTTGATGCCATGAGATCTATGAGGAAATTTATTATACTACTGTTCCTAGGAACGGTCTTTTGCGTCAACGCTCAACAGTTTACCTTTAAAAAAGGGGTGGTTACCGATTCAATCGCGGTAAAAGATTCAATTTCCGAGAGTTTTTCCCTATTTCTTCCAACTGCCTTTGAGTTGGATAAAAATTGGCCCATCTTATTTATTTTTGATATGGAGGGGAAGGGTAGGCAGGCCTTAAGAATGTATAGGGAAGCAGCGGAAGATCAAGGTTTTATTTTGGCTGCATCCAATAATGTAAGTGATTCCCTCTCTACTTCGCAAAATATTATGATCACCGGGAGAATGTTAAATACGGTGATCAAACTTTTGCCAATTCATAAAAATAGAACCTATACTGCTGGATTTGGCGAAGGGGGACAATTTGCAAGTGTGTTACCCCTTTTCGTAAGGGGAATTACCGGAGTAATCTCTACTGGAGCTGCTTATCCGAATCTTGAAGTTTTGGATGCAAATCATGCGTCTTATTTTATCGGAATTATAGGAAAAGAAGATTTTGCATATCCGGATCTGTTGGTTACCATGAGTGCGTTCGATAAATTGAAAATTCCTAACGATCTATTGGTGTTTGATGGAGGTCATGAATGGCCGGAAAATAAGTATCTGAAAAATGCAATGGAAATATTGACTTTGTCGGCAATGGCTAAAGGACATTTGGAGACGGATGATCTGTATGTCGATAAAACCTATAATCAAAATTTGGCAGAGCTTACAAGATTGATGAATTCAAATAAATCGTTGGAGGCCTTCGAGTTTTTAGAGGGAATGCAATCTATTTTTCGACTACATAAGGACGTGGATACTTTAAAAATTATAAAACGACAATTAAAAAGGGATAAGGTATTTAAAATCATGAAGCGT
Encoded here:
- a CDS encoding BCCT family transporter → MAKKIIRSDEKKSIFGLQVNGPVFFTSAIIIIIIITLTLMFKVGAEEYFTAIQDFVAKQAGWFFILSINVFLIFMIYLAFSKFGQLRIGGQSAKPEFKTLSWFAMLFSAGMGIGLLFWSISEPIYHFLSPPMAEGGTAEAAKEAMKFTFLHWGFHAWAVYALVGLSLAYFTYSRGLPLTIRSVFYPFLGDKIYGRIGDAIDIFAVLATVFGLATSLGMGVQQIAAGLNHLFDVDSGVQTQIILIVGITLVATVSVVLGVDKGVRILSEWNMRIAVLFLLVVVILGPTIFIFKSFLQNTGNYLSNFLEIATWTESFTGSNWQNAWTLFYWGWWIAWSPFVGMFIARISKGRTVREFILGVLIVPSIVTFFWISAFGSTAIHEALLGDDTIVNAVNDNVATALFVFLEDYPFSFILNIIAVILIAGFFITSSDSGSLVVDNLTSGGKLDAPVGQRIFWALAEGSVAAVLLIGGGLQALQTATIVTGLPFAVILIIMCFSLYKGLNEDLRKLKKRESQKELENYEEIVSTIVKKRNTNQQTNIK
- a CDS encoding universal stress protein — protein: MTEIKNILVALDLSDIDSTLIEYASFLADTLKVDKVYFVHNIKKYEISELFEEQLKDINLDEVIGDELNEKVEEKFTSSTAWEVLISEDPYSESLINYIVNKYEVQLALIGNKNRSKGTGVVSGKLLRLLKCHILSIPNNSKPDIANIWVGTDFSSASKKVFDLAENLQSATAAKVNAVHVYNVPLQFSPYIPKEHLDKRIENHLKVKYEKLIKKIGYKGELTSEIIPGRENGVAEKLRTKANTSKVDLIIVGDKGRNTFSSLLVGSVTEELFNQDLEVPLWIVK
- a CDS encoding alpha/beta hydrolase: MRKFIILLFLGTVFCVNAQQFTFKKGVVTDSIAVKDSISESFSLFLPTAFELDKNWPILFIFDMEGKGRQALRMYREAAEDQGFILAASNNVSDSLSTSQNIMITGRMLNTVIKLLPIHKNRTYTAGFGEGGQFASVLPLFVRGITGVISTGAAYPNLEVLDANHASYFIGIIGKEDFAYPDLLVTMSAFDKLKIPNDLLVFDGGHEWPENKYLKNAMEILTLSAMAKGHLETDDLYVDKTYNQNLAELTRLMNSNKSLEAFEFLEGMQSIFRLHKDVDTLKIIKRQLKRDKVFKIMKRNESNAMLKEAFIKEDYIYYLEEDIATYNYKNLGWWTYQMEELKKYEKSKILAERQMGKRLLGFINALIEDNIDVLEAEKEIDYDALSLVWMLKTITQPKEYDYYLKIIAKSAEVEDFGTSLFYLEELLKNGYTDKAKLYQLENTALLRITPEFNQIVEKYLKEARYEPIED